Proteins co-encoded in one Muntiacus reevesi chromosome 13, mMunRee1.1, whole genome shotgun sequence genomic window:
- the FGA gene encoding fibrinogen alpha chain — protein sequence MFSVRDLCLVLSLVGAADGSDPASGEFLTEGGGVRGPRLVERQQSTCKETGWPFCADEDWGEKCPSGCRMKGLIDEVNQDFTSRINKLRDSLFNYQKNNKDSNTLTKNIVELLGGDFAKANNNDNTFNQVSEDLRSRIEILRRKVIEQVQHINLLQKNVRDQLVDMKRLEVDIDIKIRSCKGSCSRALEHKVDLEDYKDQQKTLEQVIAIDLLPSRDVQYLPLIKMSAATGPVSREFKKQLQEVPSEWKALLEMQQTKMVLETFGEDGHARGDSVSHGTGLAPERPRRPGISSTGNPGSAGTWNTGRPEPGSAGTWNTGRPEPGSAGTWNTGRPEPGSAGTWNTGRPEPGSAGTWNTGRPEPGSAGTWNTGRPEPGSAGTWNTGRPEPGSAGTWNTGSSGSSSFRPDSSGHGNTRPSSPDWGTFREEGSVSSGTKKEFHTGKLVTTKGEKELLIGNEGVSSGHTTTTRRSCSKVITKTVTNADGRTETTKEVVKSEDGSDCGDADLDWHRTLSVRGNLDDFFSRNSDGFFTHKLHEFDGKTGLESGVPALEEFGSSSGKTSTQSKQFVSSSTTINRGGSAIESKSFKMADEAESVEDLGLKGAHATQKGHAKARPARGIHTSPLGKPSLTP from the exons ATGTTTTCCGTGAGGGACCTCTGCCTGGTCCTGAGTTTGGTGGGC GCAGCAGATGGTAGTGATCCTGCCAGTGGTGAATTTCTAACTGAAGGAGGAGGGGTGCGTGGCCCAAGACTTGTGGAAAGACAGCAATCTACCTGCAAAGAGACAGGCTGGCCCTTCTGCGCTGATGAAGACTGG GGTGAAAAATGCCCTTCTGGCTGCAGAATGAAAGGGTTGATTGATGAAGTCAATCAAGATTTTACAAGCAGAATAAATAAACTAAGAGATTCACTATTTAATTATCAGAAGAACAATAAAGACTCTAATACACTGACCAAGAACATAGTGGAACTTTTGGGAGGAGATTTTGCCAAAGCTAACA ACAATGATAATACATTTAACCAAGTATCAGAAGATCTGAGAAGCAGAATTGAGATCCTGAGGCGCAAAGTCATAGAACAAGTACAACATATCAACCTTCTGCAGAAAAATGTCAGAGATCAACTGGTAGATATGAAACGATTGGAG gTGGACATTGATATTAAGATCCGATCTTGCAAAGGGTCATGCAGTAGGGCTCTAGAACATAAGGTAGATCTGGAGGACTATAAAGATCAGCAGAAGACACTTGAACAGGTTATTGCCATAGACTTACTTCCCTCTAGAGACGTTCAATACTTaccactgataaaaatgagtGCAGCTACAGGCCCTGTTTCCAGAGAGTTCAAGAAGCAGCTTCAAGAGGTCCCTTCAGAATGGAAGGCACTGTTGGAAATGCAGCAGACGAAAATGGTGTTGGAAACTTTTGGTGAAGACGGACATGCCAGAGGAGACTCTGTATCTCACGGAACAGGATTAGCACCAGAAAGGCCCAGGAGGCCTGGAATCAGTAGTACTGGAAAT CCCGGAAGTGCTGGCACCTGGAACACCGGCCGCCCCGAGCCCGGAAGTGCTGGCACCTGGAACACCGGCCGCCCCGAGCCCGGAAGTGCTGGCACCTGGAACACCGGCCGCCCCGAGCCCGGAAGTGCTGGCACCTGGAACACCGGCCGCCCCGAGCCCGGAAGTGCTGGCACCTGGAACACCGGCCGCCCCGAGCCCGGAAGTGCTGGCACCTGGAACACCGGTCGCCCCGAGCCCGGAAGTGCTGGCACCTGGAACACCGGCCGCCCCGAGCCCGGAAGTGCTGGCACTTGGAATACTGGAAGCTCTGGATCTTCAAGTTTTAGGCCAGATAGCTCAGGTCATGGGAACACTAGGCCTTCCAGCCCAGACTGGGGTACCTTTAGAGAGGAAGGAAGTGTAAGTTCAGGGACAAAGAAAGAGTTCCACACAGGTAAACTTGTCACtactaaaggagaaaaagagcTTCTAATTGGTAATGAGGGGGTCTCCTCTGGTCACACAACCACCACTCGTCGTTCATGCTCTAAAGTCATTACAAAGACTGTTACAAATGCCGACGGTCGCACAGAAACGACCAAAGAAGTGGTAAAGTCTGAAGATGGTTCTGACTGTGGTGACGCAGACTTAGACTGGCACCGTACTTTGTCCGTGAGGGGTAACCTAGATGATTTCTTTTCTAGAAACAGTGATGGTTTCTTCACCCATAAGTTACACGAGTTTGACGGTAAGACAGGCTTAGAATCCGGTGTTCCAGCCTTAGAGGAATTTGGCTCTTCCAGTGGTAAAACTTCAACTCAGAGCAAACAGTTTGTAAGCAGTAGCACAACTATCAACAGAGGTGGCTCCGCGATTGAAAGCAAGAGCTTTAAAATGGCAGATGAGGCCGAAAGCGTAGAAGATCTTGGCCTTAAAGGAGCACATGCCACCCAGAAAGGCCATGCTAAAGCTCGTCCTGCCAGAGGTATCCACACTTCTCCTTtggggaagccttccctgaccccctAG